In the genome of Maridesulfovibrio zosterae DSM 11974, the window CTGACGAGACAGCATTTGCTGATGCTGTGCCGGATTTAGCTGTAAACTCATATGATCCAAGGTCCACAGGACATGAAGATAATCAGGTAATAAATATTTCTAACGGCGGAATTGGAGTAAGCGCTCATCAAGGACTTATAGATAAAAAATTCAATATAAATGATGATATCCTAATTAATATTTTCATGTTTAACTTCCGCCAAAAGGTTTTCAAGCCCTATTGGTATGCAGGAAAGATCCGGACTATTGAAGAGATGGATGGTACTTCATATAGACTCGGAGTAGAGTTCACCATGACTGGAAAGATACGTGATGAAACTGAACAGAATATAGATTGGTCAAATATTTAACTTTTTATAATATCAGGAGTAAATGATGAAAACTGTAGCCTTTAATGCCAGTGCCAGAAAAGGTGGAAACACATCTGTAATGCTGAAAGCTGCCCTTGCTCCTATTGAAGCGGCAGGCATTGAAACAGAACTTATTGAGCTTGGAGCCAAACCTCTTCAAGGTTGCATTGCCTGCTACAAATGCTTCGAACGAAAAGATGGTAAATGTGCCGTTAAAATGGACGCAATGAATGAGCATATTGCAAAAATGATCGAAGCGGACGCAATCATTCTCGGCTCACCAACCTATTTTGCTGATGTAAGCAGCAATATGAAGTCTCTCATTGATCGTGCAGGGCTGGTAACCAGAGCAAATGGGAATCTACTGAACCGCAAAGTCGGTGCAGGGGTAGCTGTTGCACGCCGAGCGGGCTCAATCCAGACACTCAATTCAATCAACCTTTTTTTCCAGATCAGTGGAATGATCGTACCCGGTTCAACATACTGGAGTGTGGGTTTCGGGCTTCAACCGGGTGACACTGAAAATGATACTGAAGGTCTGGCAACCATGCAAGATCTTGGCGTAAATGTCGCATGGCTGCTAAAAAAGACAGTAGACCAAGACTAAGAATCATCAGCTCTGATCTTTTCTACTATTAATTAAAATTTTACAAAAAAATGGCCGACTTTTTTTGAAGTCGGCCATTTTTTTGTAAAATTACTTCTGCCAGATATAAAATTTATGACGTCTACCCGGCCAGCAGTCCATACCGTTTTTCTTTATTTCATGAATATTTGATTTAGGCATTTGCCCGCACCTTGGCTCTAAAAAATCAAACTTTTCACAACCTTCATAATCACTGCATTCCCAACAGCCCTCGTAGTTCTTTTCAAGACAGCAATTCATTATTTTACATGGAACTCCAGAGCATCCACCACCTGGCCTACAAGGAATATTACACTTAGTATTAGCTAAAGTAGCTAATACTTCAGAAAATTTTTTCCAATTTTTGAACCCTTTACCGAAGGGACTATCTATTTCAGCATATTTATCAAATTCTATATCCTTGAGGTGATCCTCAAGTTTTTTAGCAAGTTTACTATAATCATTTTTGAAATGGATACAGTCAGGGCAATAAATTCCACAATATGCTGTTCTATCTTTATTCACATATACTCCTTACTAAAAATTATCGCCAGATATCCATATCTTCTATCATCATTTCGGCAGTTCCGTTGGTATCTTCCACAATTCTATCACTGAACAATTCTACCTGATCGGAAGGCATTATCAGTGTAAACATTATGGCAGAACCGAATGACTGTTCTTCTATTTCTGCTGAAAACTCAGAAAGCATTCGCCTGAGCATTCCTTCCTGCGCATAGCTGATCTCTAAAGTAAGCCGGCGCATGGGAACCTTCATTACTATATCAAGACTTTCAATCCCCTGCTGAACAGCTCCTGAATAGGCTCGCACCAACCCTCCTGTTCCTAATAGAATACCACCGAAATATCTGGTTACAACAACTGCGATATCACCTATTCCACTCCCCTGCAGAACTTGCAGCATCGGTTTCCCCGCTGTCCCTTGCGGCTCTCCGTCATCACTCATACCCATATCTCCGGTATTTGGTGGCCCGGCAATATAAGCCGAGCAATGATGGCGTGCATCAGGAAACTCCTTTTTGATTGACACAATAAAATCTTTTGCTTCCTGTCTATCAGCGATAGGGCAGATATCGCAAATAAAGCGACTTTTCTTAATATTGTCTTCAATACGTGTGCACTTTTTAGGAATTGGGTAAGCTTTATTTTTCATATTTCAATATTTGGAATTATTTAACAATACGCTGTATTTCCTTCATTTCTTATTTTGTACTATATGAAGTGACAATTTTAAACCTTTTTAACTTGACATAATAACAGGAATAGTTACTATTAAGTCAAGAGGTAACGGAAATGAGCTAACTTTAGATAAGTAAGGAGATAATTATGGGAAGCCTTAGAGATTACAGAAATTGGGATATAGACTGGGAAATGACTCCTGAGGATGCAGTAACTTTATATCTTGAGTGGGGAAATCACCCTTGGGATTCAAAGTTTGCTCCAGTAACATCAAAGAATGACTATACAAATTATTTCACTGTTTACATGTGGGATGAAAAGCCAAGAATTATTTTTGTCCGCAGAAATTCAGAAGAAGCACAAGAACTTTTAAGCGTTGAACTGCCCAGAGAAATTGCTGAAAGATTCAGAGAGTCAGTTGGTGGATTAAAGGGCAATTATCCTATCAACGATGAAGTAAAAAATTGGATTGAAACACAAATGAACAATTAGCTCCCATCTCCTTATCATCTACCCTTAGGGAGAGCAGGTTTAATCAAACCTGCTCTCCCTTTGATATCTTTACAGATATAAAAAGACCCCACCCCACATTTTTTTCTAAAATTAATCAATAAAATAAATATATTAAACTGTATCTTTATATTGAATTGATTCTGTTACTTGTGTTCTTTACAAAAATCAGTACCATGCTGTTTCTTCTATACTTGCATTTATTAATTATCCCCCATTAAGCAACGACTTGCTGGCAATCCTTCCTAAAATAGTCAGTGGAAGGCATGATTTACTGCATGCT includes:
- a CDS encoding flavodoxin family protein translates to MKTVAFNASARKGGNTSVMLKAALAPIEAAGIETELIELGAKPLQGCIACYKCFERKDGKCAVKMDAMNEHIAKMIEADAIILGSPTYFADVSSNMKSLIDRAGLVTRANGNLLNRKVGAGVAVARRAGSIQTLNSINLFFQISGMIVPGSTYWSVGFGLQPGDTENDTEGLATMQDLGVNVAWLLKKTVDQD
- a CDS encoding DUF3795 domain-containing protein; this encodes MNKDRTAYCGIYCPDCIHFKNDYSKLAKKLEDHLKDIEFDKYAEIDSPFGKGFKNWKKFSEVLATLANTKCNIPCRPGGGCSGVPCKIMNCCLEKNYEGCWECSDYEGCEKFDFLEPRCGQMPKSNIHEIKKNGMDCWPGRRHKFYIWQK
- a CDS encoding YigZ family protein, translating into MKNKAYPIPKKCTRIEDNIKKSRFICDICPIADRQEAKDFIVSIKKEFPDARHHCSAYIAGPPNTGDMGMSDDGEPQGTAGKPMLQVLQGSGIGDIAVVVTRYFGGILLGTGGLVRAYSGAVQQGIESLDIVMKVPMRRLTLEISYAQEGMLRRMLSEFSAEIEEQSFGSAIMFTLIMPSDQVELFSDRIVEDTNGTAEMMIEDMDIWR
- a CDS encoding DVU0772 family protein, translating into MGSLRDYRNWDIDWEMTPEDAVTLYLEWGNHPWDSKFAPVTSKNDYTNYFTVYMWDEKPRIIFVRRNSEEAQELLSVELPREIAERFRESVGGLKGNYPINDEVKNWIETQMNN